A genomic window from Glycine max cultivar Williams 82 chromosome 17, Glycine_max_v4.0, whole genome shotgun sequence includes:
- the LOC100819771 gene encoding uncharacterized protein — MVYSYYTPTYYSTLHDSLTSLCKTILPFSFKKRPLPAAEHKLSKLQSDNLKWQQDSFHQVLNLMGLHKEGIVAESEVSAFRTHLLDTLIASPPEQEHPVILRDKLLFLQELLYAKCISEEEYHSSKRPLLQRLAAQGAQIEARDVIVARPKDSKENSEEEWSVIDLKDEKCWVNKENLGSKSKSNQGSAMKQIKGAALVFGFGKGGKNGEEKSMFDSPSLSANNESRENPFWDAQTKEKQSEGKSILMEESVPPEPVKESGGLDKLKRKPFRTLFHKEQSGGPEQDQRSGKSGKKQWGFEGFKKWRRNESEEETAPLPLNESEEAYSGSLAKTLGEGPDTKLIKKKLHSDGSPSDFFIDKVLGDKIKKELSRIQTELSSTNPNLKFSNDQIEAISTRIPVDKAELKNYFPKSWCDRYGDVVLDVVKKEFKDHVAEMENRRNIAREKQSNSRRWTTTTFDGDENIHPNLFGHRDNNSVRSSNINPFSHGYA, encoded by the exons ATGGTGTACTCCTACTACACCCCCACGTACTACTCAACCCTCCATGACTCACTCACCTCTCTGTGCAAGACCATTCTTCCTTTCAGCTTCAAGAAACGACCGTTACCTGCGGCGGAACACAAATTGTCGAAACTGCAATCCGACAACCTTAAATGGCAGCAAGACTCTTTCCACCAGGTGCTGAACTTGATGGGTCTCCACAAAGAAGGCATCGTCGCTGAATCTGAAGTTTCGGCCTTCAGAACCCACTTGCTAGACACCCTCATTGCTTCTCCTCCAGAACAAGAACACCCCGTTATATTAAGAGATAAGCTTCTGTTTCTCCAG GAACTTCTCTATGCCAAGTGCATTTCTGAAGAAGAGTACCATTCTTCTAAGAGGCCATTACTCCAGAGACTGGCAGCACAGGGGGCTCAGATTGAAGCTAGGGATGTGATCGTGGCAAGGCCTAAGGACTCAAAAGAGAATTCAGAGGAAGAGTGGTCAGTGATTGATTTGAAGGATGAGAAGTGCTGGGTGAACAAAGAGAATTTGGGTAGTAAGAGCAAGTCCAATCAGGGATCAGCCATGAAGCAGATTAAAGGAGCAGCCTTGGTATTTGGCTTTGGCAAAGGTGGGAAAAATGGGGAAGAAAAGAGCATGTTTGACTCACCTTCTTTGTCTGCCAACAATGAATCAAGGGAAAACCCCTTCTGGGATGCTCAGACAAAGGAAAAACAAAGTGAAGGAAAGTCAATTCTTATGGAGGAAAGTGTGCCTCCAGAACCAGTGAAGGAGAGTGGCGGTTTGGACAAGTTGAAGAGGAAACCATTTAGAACTTTGTTTCATAAGGAGCAAAGTGGTGGTCCTGAACAAGATCAAAGATCGGGGAAATCAGGTAAAAAGCAATGGGGATTTGAAGGGTTCAAGAAATGGaggagaaatgaatcagaagaAGAGACAGCTCCTTTGCCTCTTAATGAGAGTGAGGAGGCCTATTCGGGTTCCTTAGCAAAGACACTTGGGGAGGGACCAGACACTAAGTTAATAAAGAAGAAGTTGCATTCTGATGGTTCCCcatctgatttttttattgataag GTTTTGGGAGACAAGATAAAGAAGGAGTTGTCAAGAATCCAGACAGAACTGAGCAGCACAAACCCAAATCTTAAATTTTC GAATGATCAGATTGAAGCAATTTCTACAAGAATTCCAGTGGACAAGGCTGAGTTGAAAAATTACTTTCCCAA ATCATGGTGTGACCGATACGGTGATGTTGTGCTGGATGTGGTGAAGAAAGAGTTCAAGGACCATGTTGCGGAAATGGAGAACAGGCGCAACATTGCTAGAGAAAAACAAAGCAACTCTAGGCGTTGGACAACAACAACATTTGACGGTGACGAAAACATTCATCCAAATCTTTTTGGTCATCGTGATAATAATTCAGTTCGTAGCAGTAACATTAATCCATTTTCTCATGGTTACGCTTAG
- the LOC100783604 gene encoding uncharacterized protein — protein MGSSSSRLGSRPSSSSSHSHRVNRFRLSSLLCGTSTSRSVHQMEELSAELRVDSARDFDGEIQKDTEESSLSYTEARISSSRPAETATLSDMRTEFHGNTSVEGSSRNVATNSQRNCLSEHEELVPPYQVSAGHTGHESYSDSSNTASTSFVEQQSSDPVSVNVSANKDLVNDVNNPVVSDVSQVSHETMRPRSSTPQEHGNFGSGEISVENHTSAFISIQNSSSPVAQVSNLAATSQLPEDEPRRETIPSGLGILVSNRERGPGNDSVLQVDVVTISSNILSGSSADANDNDARRNGRRLFWDAFSRRSSRRLGDSPTIVFSAGGADDSGSQDRWLVDFGGDLSNDGVGGASGYTGSRIHRLNERRMQHSRSEIWERLRGGFDEIGRWNSCPLGLHADGMCSCESSPMAEESSTQASISRIIMLAEALFEVLDEIHRQPGSLSLSMVSLPAPESVVDSLPLKSHKKVDVAHGGNDAEQCYICLADYEEGDQIRVLPCFHEYHMSCVDKWLKEIHGVCPLCRGNVCGGFTESSANSEVQSH, from the exons ATGGGTTCTTCCTCTAGTCGACTTGGGTCTCGCCCTTCTTCGTCTTCTAGTCACAGTCACAGGGTCAACCGCTTCAGATTATCGTCTCTTCTATGTGGCACCTCCACCTCTCGCTCCGTTCATCAG ATGGAAGAACTTTCAGCTGAACTTCGGGTTGATTCAGCAAGGGATTTTGATGGTGAAATTCAGAAAGACACTGAGGAATCGTCTTTATCATATACAGAAGCTAGAATTAGCTCCAGTCGCCCTGCTGAAACTGCAACCCTATCTGATATGAGAACTGAGTTCCATGGGAATACTAGTGTTGAAGGTTCTTCTAGAAACGTTGCAACAAATAGTCAGAGGAACTGCTTGTCTGAACATGAGGAGCTTGTCCCTCCTTATCAGGTAAGTGCTGGTCATACTGGTCATGAATCATATAGTGATAGTAGCAACACAGCTAGTACTTCATTTGTAGAACAGCAGTCTTCAGATCCAGTCTCTGTAAATGTTTCTGCTAACAAGGATTTAGTCAATGATGTTAATAATCCAGTGGTTAGTGATGTCTCTCAAGTTTCTCATGAGACAATGCGTCCAAGAAGTTCAACCCCTCAAGAGCATGGGAATTTTGGTTCTGGTGAAATTTCTGTTGAGAATCACACTAGTGCATTCATATCTATTCAGAATTCTTCCAGCCCTGTTGCTCAAGTTTCCAACTTAGCAGCAACCTCTCAATTGCCAGAAGATGAACCTCGTCGTGAGACAATACCTTCGGGTTTAGGTATTCTTGTGTCCAATCGGGAAAGAGGGCCGGGAAATGATAGTGTGCTTCAAGTTGATGTGGTCACTATATCTTCCAACATTTTGTCTGGTAGCAGTGCTGATGCCAATGATAATGATGCCAGAAGGAATGGTAGAAGATTATTTTGGGATGCTTTTTCACGACGTAGTTCTAGAAGGCTTGGTGATTCTCCTACCATTGTCTTCTCTGCTGGGGGTGCTGATGATTCTGGATCTCAAGATCGATGGCTAGTTGATTTTGGTGGTGATTTGTCAAATGATGGGGTTGGAGGTGCTTCCGGATATACGGGTAGTAGAATTCACAGATTGAATGAACGAAGAATGCAACACTCAAGATCTGAg aTCTGGGAAAGGCTTCGTGGTGGCTTTGATGAGATTGGTCGGTGGAATTCATGTCCACTAGGACTCCATGCAGATGGCATGTGCTCATGTGAGTCTTCCCCAATGGCTGAGGAATCTAGCACTCAAGCAAGTATTTCAAGAATCATCATGCTGGCTGAGGCTTTGTTTGAG GTTTTAGATGAAATTCATCGACAACCTGGATCACTGTCTCTATCCATGGTATCTCTCCCTGCACCTGAATCAGTTGTTGATTCACTCCCTCTGAAATCTCACAAAAAGGTTGATGTAGCTCATGGAGGCAATGATGCTGAACA ATGTTACATATGTCTGGCGGATTATGAAGAAGGGGACCAAATAAGAGTTCTTCCTTGCTTCCACGAGTATCACATGTCATGTGTCGATAAATGGCTTAAAGAAATACATGG TGTATGTCCTCTGTGTCGCGGCAATGTCTGTGGAGGGTTCACAGAGTCTTCTGCCAACTCAGAAGTGCAGTCTCATTGA
- the LOC100500350 gene encoding uncharacterized protein LOC100500350: protein MSGMLPGVECARRRRLHNSAGDDSTSNRSFCLYTTRNLQSSSSLLERSMLNRAYPDENLGGAAREAKRRLDQKFMAHIKSESHKRKGLFHGLWRQLRS from the exons ATGTCTGGGATGCTTCCGGGAGTTGAATGTGCTCGAAGGAGACGCTTGCATAACAGTGCTGGTGATGATTCCACCAGCAACCGCTCTTTCTGTTTGTATACTACCAGGAACCTCCAATCCTCTTCCTCTTTACTG GAAAGAAGCATGTTAAATCGGGCATACCCAGATGAAAATCTCGGAGGAGCGGCACGCGAAGCCAAACGGAGACTTGATCAGAAGTTCATGGCACATATCAAATCAGAAAGCCACAAAAGAAAAGGCCTTTTTCATGGTTTGTGGCGCCAACTCAGATCTTAG